A genomic segment from Ptychodera flava strain L36383 chromosome 8, AS_Pfla_20210202, whole genome shotgun sequence encodes:
- the LOC139139251 gene encoding techylectin-5A-like, translating to MLFFTVSSILILVVFPNFPVCEGQNARPASTMTPSRGMVCSPQNHITLNAPDCSENQTMREVVDTLNRVEVTTSALQRSIADISQSLEDNKKDRDIHKRDCYDILQAGHSTSGSYAIQPDDDMTDFRVYCDMETDSGGWTVFQRRSDGSMDFYRNWGAYKNGFGNVNAEFWLGNDKLFRLTNQRNYQLRVDMQDMDGNTAFALYGYFRVGDEFSKYKLVVGEYSGSSGDSFSSHSDHNFSTFDRDNDSHQTSNCASQYKGAWWYHDCHYSNLNGQYLKGEHTSGADGVNWKAWKGYYYSLKSTEMKIRPVLSSQIPS from the exons ATGTTATTTTTTACCGTAAGTTCAATACTCATTCTAGTAGTGTTTCCAAATTTCCCAGTTTGCGAAGGTCAAAACGCGAGACCGGCCTCTACAATGACGCCGTCCCGCGGAATGGTCTGCAGCCCCCAAAATCACATTACCCTCAACGCTCCAGACTGTTCGGAAAATCAGACGATGCGTGAAGTTGTCGATACATTGAATCGTGTTGAGGTGACAACGTCAGCTTTGCAGCGGAGTATTGCGGATATCAGCCAATCCCTCGAAGACAACAAAAAAGATCGCG ACATCCACAAACGCGACTGTTACGATATACTTCAAGCCGGCCATTCAACAAGCGGTAGTTACGCCATACAACCGGATGATGACATGACGGATTTCCGGGTGTATTGTGACATGGAAACGGATAGCGGTGGATGGACG GTATTCCAACGTCGCAGCGATGGCAGCATGGACTTCTACCGAAACTGGGGCGCCTATAAGAATGGCTTTGGTAACGTCAACGCTGAATTCTGGCTGGGCAATGACAAGCTTTTCCGCTTAACCAACCAGAGAAACTACCAATTGCGTGTTGATATGCAGGACATGGACGGAAATACTGCCTTTGCCCTGTACGGGTATTTCCGAGTTGGCGATGAGTTCAGTAAATATAAACTTGTCGTTGGAGAATACTCTGGCTCGTCAG GCGATTCTTTCAGCTCACATTCAGACCATAACTTCAGCACATTTGACAGAGACAACGACAGCCACCAGACATCCAATTGTGCATCGCAATATAAAGGTGCCTGGTGGTACCATGATTGTCACTACTCTAACCTGAACGGCCAGTATCTGAAGGGAGAGCATACATCGGGTGCCGATGGGGTCAACTGGAAGGCGTGGAAGGGGTATTATTACTCCCTCAAATCCACAGAAATGAAGATACGACCCGTGTTGTCCTCACAAATACCTTCGTAA